In Spirochaetota bacterium, the following are encoded in one genomic region:
- a CDS encoding TetR/AcrR family transcriptional regulator, with the protein MPEGVRERIIKSAIELFAGKGFHETKVDEIAERSGVAKGTIYLYFSSKEDLLVNSIDYIVEKAIQNYEIDESKSFRENLADIIRKNANFMFENLNFYKMMFMSMYRVRNGDDFNKRRRDTARVTDRIRLLLQKGIEEGEVRRDMSLDNLSTIITNLILSSLMHILVKIVFDGMDSREEIENFLEDTHSFIISAVRGG; encoded by the coding sequence ATGCCAGAGGGAGTGAGAGAGAGGATAATAAAATCTGCTATTGAGTTGTTTGCAGGGAAAGGCTTTCACGAGACTAAGGTTGATGAAATTGCTGAAAGAAGTGGAGTTGCGAAAGGAACGATATATTTATATTTTAGTAGTAAAGAAGATTTGCTTGTGAATTCAATAGACTACATAGTTGAAAAGGCTATACAGAACTATGAGATTGATGAGAGTAAGAGTTTTAGAGAGAACCTTGCTGATATAATACGAAAGAATGCTAACTTTATGTTTGAGAACCTGAACTTCTACAAGATGATGTTTATGAGTATGTATAGGGTTAGGAATGGTGATGACTTTAATAAGAGGAGAAGAGATACTGCCAGAGTAACGGATAGAATTAGACTTCTTCTTCAGAAGGGTATTGAAGAAGGTGAAGTTAGAAGGGATATGTCATTAGATAATCTTTCTACGATAATAACTAACCTCATACTAAGTTCTTTAATGCATATACTTGTGAAGATAGTTTTTGATGGTATGGACTCAAGAGAAGAGATAGAAAATTTTCTAGAGGATACACATAGTTTTATTATCTCGGCTGTTAGGGGAGGTTAG